Proteins encoded by one window of Cellvibrio sp. KY-GH-1:
- a CDS encoding SPASM domain-containing protein, whose amino-acid sequence MSLLRRLVGKILPKPEKIAAVTDVSLLKTHSLPQEYWIELTSKCPFDCVFCSRSALRGKGEHMDFSLYQSVVSQMQSPSVIRLNYSGESIHYPQLREAIATAKATGARVELVTVLSSAKPKMVEALVLEGLDRLTISIHALSEVLYQDIYGHSSVGSLRENIALLHSLKQKHGNALPVIDFAFVAMEKNLDQLPSIVELADELGVQQIDIHPVIRRDNIPAQFGQELIAGNLTISFRTRLTHVLQRVSECFPAIDLNLSSKELQASSCLGELPIAFTGHLPQGAKIHSCEQNPWNTVHILANGDVVVCEVRDQIVMGNLKTTDLFSIWHGTAYRAFRIDYSNGVDEKCRTCIYKVAYLPQSKSFDVKTYLHPQECQQQLLLGWHPVELNHVWSSSFLSSAVVLKAEDASRLLLSGILPPAPVGEVNRLRVKVGVEEVSVANAGRENYPFQLKIPLGGIGGLGGLGEEIIVVEFETTHVLSPTQQGSGRDARRLGFALTEIICR is encoded by the coding sequence ATGTCTTTATTGAGGAGACTTGTCGGCAAAATTCTTCCGAAGCCTGAAAAAATAGCGGCAGTAACGGATGTTTCTCTGTTAAAAACTCACAGTCTTCCGCAGGAGTATTGGATCGAGCTAACCTCAAAATGCCCGTTCGATTGTGTGTTTTGTTCCCGGTCGGCGTTGAGGGGAAAAGGGGAGCATATGGACTTCTCCCTCTATCAAAGTGTGGTTTCGCAAATGCAGAGCCCCAGTGTGATACGACTGAATTATTCGGGTGAATCCATTCACTACCCTCAGCTGCGAGAAGCTATTGCAACAGCTAAGGCGACCGGTGCACGGGTTGAACTTGTCACTGTATTGAGTTCTGCGAAACCAAAAATGGTTGAAGCGTTAGTGCTGGAAGGTTTGGATAGACTTACAATTTCGATTCACGCGTTAAGCGAAGTTTTGTATCAAGATATTTATGGGCACTCTTCTGTTGGTAGTCTGCGCGAGAATATTGCGCTTTTGCACTCGTTAAAGCAAAAACATGGAAATGCTTTGCCTGTAATCGATTTCGCTTTTGTTGCAATGGAGAAAAACCTGGATCAACTCCCTTCAATCGTGGAACTTGCCGATGAGCTTGGCGTTCAACAAATTGATATTCACCCGGTCATTCGACGCGACAATATTCCTGCCCAGTTCGGTCAGGAATTAATTGCAGGAAATTTGACGATTAGTTTTCGCACGCGCCTCACCCATGTGTTGCAGCGGGTTAGTGAATGTTTTCCGGCGATCGATTTAAATCTGTCCAGCAAGGAATTGCAGGCGAGTTCATGTTTAGGTGAGTTACCAATAGCGTTCACGGGGCATTTGCCTCAGGGGGCAAAGATACATTCCTGTGAACAAAACCCATGGAACACGGTGCATATACTTGCGAATGGCGATGTAGTGGTTTGTGAAGTGCGTGACCAAATTGTGATGGGTAATCTGAAAACAACTGACCTATTTTCAATTTGGCACGGTACTGCCTATCGGGCGTTTCGTATAGATTATAGTAATGGGGTTGATGAAAAATGTCGTACTTGCATTTATAAGGTTGCGTATTTGCCACAGAGTAAATCGTTTGATGTTAAAACGTATTTACATCCCCAAGAGTGCCAGCAGCAACTGTTATTAGGATGGCATCCGGTCGAATTAAATCATGTTTGGTCTTCAAGCTTTTTATCCAGCGCAGTTGTGCTAAAGGCTGAGGATGCGTCGCGTTTGCTATTGTCCGGTATATTGCCGCCTGCGCCGGTAGGGGAGGTTAACAGGCTGCGTGTGAAGGTGGGAGTTGAAGAGGTTTCTGTAGCAAATGCAGGGCGGGAAAATTATCCCTTTCAGTTAAAAATTCCGTTAGGTGGCATAGGTGGCTTAGGTGGCTTAGGTGAAGAAATAATTGTCGTTGAATTTGAAACTACACATGTATTGTCTCCCACACAGCAAGGTAGCGGAAGAGATGCGCGACGATTGGGGTTTGCTTTGACGGAAATAATATGTCGATAA
- a CDS encoding HIT family protein, translated as MASVFTLIMEGKIPGNFVWKDDKAVAILTIQPIRQGHVLVIPREEIDQWSDLPLELAAHLMQVSHKIANALKVAYPATRVGLMIAGLEVPHTHLHVVPMDSMKDLSFEYAKNADGDTLKQTAEKIRTTLQAQGHQEAQV; from the coding sequence ATGGCAAGCGTATTTACCCTCATTATGGAAGGTAAAATTCCCGGTAACTTTGTGTGGAAAGATGACAAAGCGGTTGCAATTTTAACTATTCAACCTATTCGCCAGGGGCACGTATTGGTAATTCCGCGTGAAGAAATTGATCAGTGGAGCGATTTACCCTTGGAGCTGGCGGCTCACTTGATGCAAGTAAGTCACAAAATTGCCAATGCTTTAAAGGTCGCTTACCCCGCAACTCGCGTAGGTTTAATGATTGCTGGTTTGGAAGTGCCGCATACGCACCTGCATGTCGTGCCTATGGACTCCATGAAAGATTTAAGTTTTGAGTATGCCAAAAACGCCGACGGCGATACGTTAAAACAAACAGCCGAAAAAATTCGCACCACCTTACAAGCGCAAGGTCATCAGGAAGCGCAGGTTTAA